The nucleotide sequence ACCGGCCGGTTTGACAGCATTAATTCTGAACTCCTTGAAGCTCTGCGTTATGACTACAAGGGGCAGACCATATTCCTGCTTCACGGACACCAGGCAGCGGATATCTTTCATCGCTACAACGATTTTGTAGGATTCATGGCAAAATACGTAGCATACCCCCTGGGCATTAAAAACCGAACCGCCGCGCATGATTCCAGGCGCAAATATACAGTGGAACGGCGGATATACCGCTTTTCCTACCTTAAAAAGATTGTCTCCATCATTGGACATACCCACCGTCCCCTCTTCGAAGGCCTTAACAAACGGGATTCAATCCGTTTTTCCATAGAACGACTGCTGAGGGATTACCCCGAAATGGGGGATAATGAAAAAACCTTTGCCCGAAGCCAGATCCTGCTGTACAAGGACGAGCTGGAGAACCTTGAACGCCGGGAAAAAAACTCCCCGGAATCAAGCTTTTATCATAGCGAGGACCTTGTTCTTCCAAACCTGTTCAATTCCGGAGCAGTCATGGGAAAAAACGGAGCTACGGGAATAGAAATTGAACGGGGAAACATACGGCTTGTTCACTGGTTCGACGAAGCATCACGTACACGGAAAAGCTATATGCGCAGTCTTCCGGCGGAAAACCTGCCGGGAACAAGCTTTCATCGCCGACTGATACGGCAGGACCATCTGGAATACATATTCAACCGTATAACCCTTTTGGGCTGGGTAGATTCCCTTGAAGAAGCAGAGGATTAAAGCGCCTTGCACGCCGACAGCAATCCGGATTACCATACCCGCATGAACGACTCATCACAGATTCTTTATCCGGCGCGGGTTATGATGAAGGTCATCATGAGCGCCAAGGAGACAGAAGAAGAGAATCAACGCCGGATAAACGATTCCATTGAACCTTTAGGCTACCAGCCATCGAGTTTCAGTTCCCGGCTCAGCAGAAAAGGCCGCTGGATGAGTATCAGTTTTTTCGCCGAAGTCGATTCCAACAGCGATCTGCAGCACTTGTATGAAACCCTCTCCCAGGTGCCCGGAGCACAGGTGATACTTTAATCAGGTTTAGCCGGATACCCTTCTATCCGAAAGAATTAGTACATCGGGAACAGCTTCCTTGAAATCGATGAGCCAGCTTTGAAAGACAGGCTTGCAAAAGGCGGGGAGCTTTTTCAACACCTCCGCAGGACTCTTCTCGTTTTTTAAACGGCCGGCCTTTTTAGAATAAAAGCAGTCGGCATAACAGATCAGCTTCTCTTCCCAGCTTTCCGGCAGCATATCCCGGGGCGGCAGGTCCATTCCCTCCCTCAGAATATCCTCACGGCTCACGCCGGTCAGAAAATGCCGTTCACAGACAAGAGCATGCCGCGGCAATCCTTCCACCTCAAGGAGACGCTTCCCGATAATGCCATGATGAATGTACGGAGACTGTCCGTAACAATCGAGGGAGGGAACATGTGTACCTATCATGCCGATATCGTGGAGCATGGCAGCTTCGTACAGAAAATCAAAATCCGTGTCCGCCTCCGGAAAGCGCCGGGCAACCTCGTCGGCCTTGTCGGCTACGGCTTCTCCATGGGCAATCAGGATTCTTTCTGCCTCTGACCCGGACTTAAAGTAGCGCCGGATAATCTGTTCAATTGACATACCGGGAAGGGCTTTTACCTAGGACCTGTCGCTGAAAGCAAAGGCTTCGGGAATAAAACGTTCAATGGCCTCGGCCACACCATGATCTTCGTGAGAAAAATTGGTAACGTAATCGGCTATCTCCTTGATTTTGTCCTGGGCATTGGACATGGCGACCCCTATTCCGGCCCAGGAGAGCATGCCGAAATCGTTCATGGAATCCCCGATGGCCATAACCTCTCCGGACTCAATGCCAAGTTCCTTAGCCACATAGGCCAGGGCAGTCCCCTTGTCAGCATCGGCCCGCAGGACCTCAAGAAAATAGGGCTTGGACGTAAAAATGTTGGCCCTCTCTCCCAGAGAATTCTTCAAATCCTTTTCGACTGCGGGCAAAACCTCGGGCTCTCCGGGAATTACAAACTTTGTGCGGGGAATCGT is from Marispirochaeta sp. and encodes:
- a CDS encoding metallophosphoesterase, with protein sequence MREEILSSSKDRETFERIGKIFDTAPVRKLTDEDRIVIFSDLHMGNRRRVDDFRVNSELFYRLLRDYYWPNGYTLILNGDIEELQKFNMPVIRKRWNEVFELLEDFYTAGRLIKIIGNHDLELSTGRFDSINSELLEALRYDYKGQTIFLLHGHQAADIFHRYNDFVGFMAKYVAYPLGIKNRTAAHDSRRKYTVERRIYRFSYLKKIVSIIGHTHRPLFEGLNKRDSIRFSIERLLRDYPEMGDNEKTFARSQILLYKDELENLERREKNSPESSFYHSEDLVLPNLFNSGAVMGKNGATGIEIERGNIRLVHWFDEASRTRKSYMRSLPAENLPGTSFHRRLIRQDHLEYIFNRITLLGWVDSLEEAED
- a CDS encoding DUF493 family protein, with translation MHADSNPDYHTRMNDSSQILYPARVMMKVIMSAKETEEENQRRINDSIEPLGYQPSSFSSRLSRKGRWMSISFFAEVDSNSDLQHLYETLSQVPGAQVIL
- a CDS encoding HD domain-containing protein; amino-acid sequence: MSIEQIIRRYFKSGSEAERILIAHGEAVADKADEVARRFPEADTDFDFLYEAAMLHDIGMIGTHVPSLDCYGQSPYIHHGIIGKRLLEVEGLPRHALVCERHFLTGVSREDILREGMDLPPRDMLPESWEEKLICYADCFYSKKAGRLKNEKSPAEVLKKLPAFCKPVFQSWLIDFKEAVPDVLILSDRRVSG